In Streptomyces sp. SN-593, a single genomic region encodes these proteins:
- a CDS encoding VWA domain-containing protein — translation MDTYGSTNGSEDRNGDGGARGGTGSASRRTAGADDPGAQAGSVPPPYPDPDGSAARPAAAATTPTVELAISQRVYHAARAGVQDLHAILTVRVSGLADAGAAVRAPAGGAGPSVAEVLVVDCSTSMEVPERKIHAARRAAVTALRALPEGTPFAVVRGTHRAVTAYPPEGPMRPASAATREEAARAVYAMRPGGGTCVGNWLDLAGMLLAEQSAPIPHVLMLTDGRNEYDRLNPVARVLDTWQGRFLCDAWGIGTDWDARLLVDVTRRLHGSANAVHDEDELPAAYEELITRLLARPLPELEIRVTPSPGGRLRYLRQMFPHELSLPQAGSGPATAFTTRAWGNEVRRFQLCVTVDPAGRALDEDLQAAVVEVAAPDGGGRPPTGRPGPERGLRLPPSRPCLVRWTDDPVLAAVGTEEDEHFEKHRRLGESAALAAEAFRGGRREEAVRLLGLAVTLAHDLGAQRQLAELQRIVEIRDPVAGDVSLREGVAADAFEHLIAASTHTTHGPSSGGPTAGEVPVRPVAGLVDCANCRARIPSNARFCPHCRHQRSPGAGAS, via the coding sequence GTGGACACGTACGGGAGCACGAACGGGAGCGAGGACCGGAACGGCGACGGCGGCGCTCGCGGCGGCACCGGCAGCGCTTCACGGCGTACGGCCGGGGCCGACGACCCCGGCGCGCAGGCGGGGTCCGTGCCGCCGCCGTACCCGGACCCGGACGGGTCCGCGGCGCGGCCGGCGGCAGCCGCCACCACCCCTACCGTCGAACTCGCGATCAGCCAGCGCGTCTACCACGCGGCCCGGGCCGGCGTGCAGGACCTGCACGCCATCCTGACCGTCCGGGTCAGCGGCCTCGCGGACGCCGGCGCGGCCGTACGCGCGCCCGCCGGCGGTGCCGGCCCGTCGGTCGCCGAGGTGCTGGTCGTCGACTGCTCCACCTCGATGGAAGTGCCGGAGCGGAAGATCCACGCGGCCCGGCGGGCCGCCGTCACCGCGCTGAGGGCGCTGCCGGAGGGCACCCCGTTCGCCGTCGTCCGGGGCACCCACCGGGCGGTGACCGCCTACCCGCCGGAGGGGCCGATGCGGCCGGCGTCCGCGGCGACCCGCGAGGAGGCGGCGCGCGCGGTCTACGCGATGCGGCCCGGCGGCGGTACCTGCGTCGGCAACTGGCTCGACCTGGCGGGCATGTTGCTCGCGGAGCAGTCCGCGCCGATCCCGCACGTGCTGATGCTCACCGACGGCAGGAACGAGTACGACCGCCTCAACCCGGTCGCCCGCGTGCTCGACACCTGGCAGGGCCGGTTCCTCTGCGACGCCTGGGGCATCGGCACGGACTGGGACGCGCGCCTGCTCGTCGACGTCACCCGGCGGCTGCACGGCAGCGCGAACGCGGTGCACGACGAGGACGAACTTCCGGCGGCGTACGAGGAGTTGATCACCAGGCTGCTGGCCCGGCCGCTGCCGGAGCTGGAGATCAGGGTGACGCCGTCGCCCGGCGGGCGGCTGCGGTACCTGCGCCAGATGTTCCCGCACGAGCTGAGCCTGCCGCAGGCCGGGTCGGGGCCGGCCACCGCCTTCACCACCCGGGCGTGGGGCAACGAGGTACGCAGGTTCCAGCTCTGCGTGACGGTGGACCCGGCCGGCCGTGCCCTGGACGAGGACCTCCAGGCCGCGGTCGTGGAGGTGGCGGCGCCGGACGGCGGAGGGCGGCCGCCGACCGGGCGGCCGGGCCCGGAACGCGGGTTGCGGCTGCCCCCGTCCCGGCCGTGCCTGGTCCGCTGGACCGACGACCCGGTGCTCGCGGCGGTCGGCACCGAGGAGGACGAGCACTTCGAGAAGCACCGGCGGCTCGGCGAGAGCGCCGCCCTCGCCGCGGAGGCGTTCAGGGGCGGGCGGCGCGAGGAGGCGGTCCGGTTGCTCGGCCTCGCCGTCACGCTCGCCCACGACCTGGGCGCACAGCGCCAACTCGCCGAGCTCCAGCGGATCGTGGAGATCCGCGATCCGGTCGCCGGCGACGTGTCACTGCGGGAGGGGGTCGCCGCCGACGCGTTCGAGCACCTGATCGCCGCGAGCACCCACACCACGCACGGCCCGAGTTCGGGCGGCCCGACCGCCGGGGAGGTGCCGGTGCGGCCGGTCGCGGGCCTCGTGGACTGCGCGAACTGCCGGGCCCGCATCCCGTCGAACGCCAGGTTCTGCCCCCACTGCCGGCACCAGCGGTCGCCCGGGGCCGGGGCGTCATGA